The following are encoded together in the bacterium Unc6 genome:
- a CDS encoding 4-hydroxy-tetrahydrodipicolinate reductase, producing the protein MDGKTKIAVAGCSGKMGRAVLKVAFNTPDIEVVGAFECVGHQDIGKDVGALVGVGEKKIKVTDRCLSSIQTADCLIDFTSPSSTAQNVQDAVSLRIAMVIGTTGLQEHQMQEIISASSKIPIVLSPNMSVGVNLLFKITGDVAKKLLKYDVEIIEVHHNMKKDAPSGTALRIAENIAKARQQKLEKDVIYGRKGAMGERPEMQIGIHSVRAGDVIGEHTVIFAGPGERLEFIHKAHSRDTFAAGAIYAAKFIITQKPGIYEMSDVLGT; encoded by the coding sequence ATGGATGGTAAAACTAAGATAGCAGTTGCAGGTTGCAGCGGAAAGATGGGAAGGGCAGTACTTAAAGTAGCATTTAATACTCCTGATATAGAAGTTGTTGGGGCGTTTGAGTGTGTGGGCCATCAGGATATCGGTAAAGACGTGGGTGCACTGGTGGGTGTTGGCGAAAAAAAGATTAAAGTTACAGATAGATGTCTATCCTCTATACAAACCGCAGACTGTCTTATAGACTTTACAAGCCCTTCTTCAACTGCCCAAAATGTCCAAGATGCAGTAAGTTTAAGGATTGCTATGGTTATCGGAACAACCGGTCTGCAAGAACACCAGATGCAAGAGATAATATCCGCTTCATCAAAAATCCCCATAGTTTTAAGTCCCAATATGAGCGTGGGCGTGAACCTGCTTTTTAAGATAACAGGTGATGTTGCGAAAAAACTTTTAAAGTACGATGTTGAAATTATTGAGGTGCATCACAATATGAAAAAAGATGCACCAAGCGGGACAGCATTGCGTATAGCGGAAAATATAGCAAAAGCAAGACAGCAAAAACTTGAAAAAGATGTTATATACGGAAGAAAAGGCGCTATGGGGGAGCGTCCAGAAATGCAGATAGGAATTCATTCTGTAAGAGCCGGAGATGTGATTGGTGAACATACTGTGATATTTGCAGGTCCGGGAGAAAGGCTTGAGTTTATTCATAAGGCACACTCAAGGGATACATTTGCCGCAGGCGCTATTTATGCAGCAAAATTTATTATTACACAAAAACCAGGCATTTATGAAATGAGTGATGTATTGGGCACATAA